One stretch of Sphingomonas ginsenosidivorax DNA includes these proteins:
- a CDS encoding glycoside hydrolase family 15 protein gives MDDAQAVPPLRSIGDHGIIGDLETAALVARDGTIDYLCWPSLDSPTVFADLIDGDGGAFSIRPDLDDPQVMQLYVPDTNVLVTRWMSEGGSAELVDLMPHPEARVHSDRGAQCVIRRITVTRGTIVFAVRCAPRFDYAREVPTAAATAGGVRFNTPDLALRLFASMPLACNGGDAIGEVRLTAGESAWFVLGGDTLARPDDAQVTAEIASTTAAWRSWAGRSSYKGRWREQVLRSALALKLLTSARHGSIAAAATFSLPEATGAGRNWDYRATWIRDASFTVYAFMRLGYIEEAEHFRQWAGQRVMASTPDDPIRIMYALDGSEAADEQELAHLAGYAGSRPVRIGNAAHAQSQLDVFGELLDSIYLSNKYGAAISHDGWQHICGIVDYVIAHWQEPDAGIWEMRGEPRHFLHSRVMCWVALDRAIRLAKKRSLPAPLVEWSESRDAIVADVWANFRHPEHGHFVQSRGGTELDAALLMMPLVRFVSSTDPVWLTTLDAIGERLRDDGLIYRYRNGDGLEGGEGAFTTCTFWYAECLARAGRIDEAQMTLAKGMAYANPLDLFSEELDRRGQPLGNFPQALTHLAFISAAYFIDRRLDPAYRPNWQP, from the coding sequence ATGGATGACGCGCAAGCAGTACCGCCACTGCGCAGCATCGGCGATCACGGCATCATCGGCGACCTCGAAACCGCGGCGCTGGTCGCGCGCGACGGCACGATCGACTATCTGTGCTGGCCATCGCTCGACAGTCCAACGGTGTTCGCCGATCTGATCGACGGCGATGGCGGCGCGTTTTCGATCAGGCCGGACCTGGACGATCCGCAGGTGATGCAGCTCTACGTTCCCGACACCAACGTGCTGGTGACGCGCTGGATGTCGGAAGGGGGCAGTGCCGAGCTGGTCGACCTGATGCCCCATCCCGAAGCGCGGGTACATTCCGATCGCGGCGCACAATGTGTGATTCGGCGGATCACGGTGACACGGGGAACGATCGTGTTTGCCGTACGCTGCGCGCCGCGGTTCGATTATGCTCGCGAGGTGCCGACGGCAGCGGCAACAGCAGGGGGCGTGCGCTTCAATACGCCCGACCTTGCGCTACGGCTATTCGCGTCGATGCCGCTCGCCTGCAATGGCGGCGACGCGATCGGCGAGGTCAGGCTGACCGCGGGGGAAAGCGCCTGGTTCGTGCTTGGCGGCGACACGCTCGCGCGGCCCGACGACGCACAGGTCACGGCGGAAATCGCGTCCACCACCGCGGCTTGGCGCAGCTGGGCGGGACGATCGAGCTACAAGGGGCGGTGGCGCGAACAGGTGCTGCGATCGGCACTGGCGCTTAAACTGCTGACCTCTGCCCGGCACGGATCGATCGCCGCCGCAGCGACCTTCTCGCTGCCCGAGGCGACGGGGGCAGGACGCAACTGGGACTATCGCGCGACCTGGATCCGTGATGCATCGTTCACCGTCTATGCGTTCATGCGGCTGGGCTACATCGAGGAGGCGGAGCATTTCCGGCAATGGGCCGGGCAACGGGTGATGGCATCCACGCCCGACGATCCGATCCGCATCATGTACGCGCTCGACGGGAGCGAAGCGGCCGACGAGCAGGAGTTGGCGCATCTGGCAGGATATGCGGGCAGCCGCCCGGTGCGGATCGGCAACGCGGCGCATGCGCAGAGCCAGCTCGATGTCTTCGGCGAGCTGCTCGACAGCATCTATCTCTCCAACAAATATGGCGCGGCGATCAGCCATGACGGTTGGCAGCATATCTGCGGCATCGTCGATTATGTGATCGCGCACTGGCAGGAGCCCGATGCCGGGATCTGGGAAATGCGCGGCGAACCGCGGCATTTTCTCCATTCGCGGGTGATGTGCTGGGTGGCCCTGGACCGGGCGATCCGGCTGGCGAAGAAACGGTCGCTGCCGGCGCCGTTGGTCGAATGGTCGGAAAGCCGCGACGCGATCGTCGCCGACGTATGGGCGAACTTCCGCCATCCCGAACACGGCCATTTCGTGCAGTCGCGGGGCGGCACCGAACTGGATGCCGCGCTGCTGATGATGCCGCTGGTGCGGTTCGTGTCGTCGACCGATCCGGTGTGGCTGACGACGCTCGACGCGATCGGCGAACGTCTGCGCGACGACGGACTGATCTACCGCTACCGCAATGGCGATGGGCTGGAGGGTGGCGAGGGCGCGTTTACGACCTGCACCTTCTGGTATGCCGAATGTTTGGCACGCGCGGGCCGGATCGACGAGGCGCAGATGACCCTCGCCAAGGGGATGGCTTATGCGAACCCGCTCGACCTGTTTTCGGAAGAGCTTGACCGACGTGGCCAGCCGCTCGGCAACTTCCCGCAGGCGCTGACGCATCTCGCCTTCATCAGCGCGGCCTATTTCATCGATCGACGCCTCGATCCAGCTTACCGGCCCAACTGGCAGCCCTGA
- a CDS encoding polysaccharide deacetylase family protein, with amino-acid sequence MSDNAFWPDGARLAISLSLMFEGGGQPISGADGPIPEPIKDGLPDLPTNAFFAYGVHEGIPRILDLMDKHDIKLSSFVIGQAIEKEPELALEIATRGHEIAAHGRTWQNSYAMQPDEERRFIADCVASIERITGVKPVGWNAYWLRNSPSTLDILQELGFQYHIDEPSRDEPFIVPLSGGDFVTVPYTFHMNDISSFPFEGYDPIAYEQALKDEFDQLYEEGAHRRRMMVISLHDRISGHANRVRLLDRFLTYAKSKPGVWFARKDEIASYALQTKGSPTPIVSRGSPTETGLPGPAA; translated from the coding sequence ATGTCCGACAACGCATTCTGGCCCGACGGGGCACGCCTCGCCATTTCCCTCAGCTTGATGTTCGAAGGTGGTGGCCAGCCGATTTCGGGTGCGGATGGCCCGATCCCTGAGCCGATCAAGGATGGCCTGCCCGATCTGCCGACGAACGCCTTCTTCGCCTATGGCGTCCATGAAGGTATCCCTCGCATCCTTGATCTAATGGACAAGCACGACATCAAGCTGTCGTCCTTCGTAATTGGACAGGCGATCGAAAAGGAACCCGAGCTAGCGCTGGAAATCGCCACGCGGGGCCACGAGATCGCTGCGCACGGGCGCACGTGGCAGAACAGCTACGCGATGCAACCTGACGAGGAGCGGCGCTTCATCGCAGATTGCGTGGCGTCGATCGAAAGGATTACCGGGGTGAAGCCGGTTGGCTGGAACGCCTATTGGCTGCGAAACTCCCCCAGTACGCTCGACATCCTGCAGGAGCTTGGGTTCCAATATCATATCGACGAACCCAGCCGGGACGAGCCATTCATCGTGCCCCTGTCGGGCGGCGACTTCGTGACAGTGCCCTATACCTTCCACATGAATGATATCTCGTCGTTCCCGTTCGAGGGCTATGATCCGATCGCCTACGAGCAGGCGCTCAAGGACGAATTCGATCAGCTCTATGAAGAAGGCGCGCATCGGCGCCGCATGATGGTCATATCGCTGCACGACCGTATCTCGGGACATGCCAATCGCGTCCGGCTTCTCGATCGGTTTCTCACTTATGCCAAATCGAAGCCCGGCGTGTGGTTCGCGCGCAAGGACGAGATCGCCAGCTATGCCTTGCAGACCAAGGGTTCGCCGACACCGATCGTCAGTCGCGGGTCGCCGACCGAGACGGGGCTGCCCGGACCCGCTGCGTAG
- a CDS encoding LysR family transcriptional regulator: MDQFNLLRLYVAVADLGSLSAVARAQGLSPSTVTSALQRLEERVGARLVTRTTRRLSLTPEGERFLANCRRILADLDEAMDEVSDRGPLRGEIRVTATNDFGRSTLAPLLHEFMEANPGVQISLTLSDAVVDMVEDSYDLALRMGQLPDSGLTARLLMRGTRRVCASPAYWRRHGRPEHPRDLAQHNCIVLARPGAPQSSWQFQEEGRAFAVRIRGDRTANDGGTLRAWAIASAGVVLKFDLDIAQDLAAGRLEAVLDDFSTGAVNLHAVHPAGRHPSRRVAALLDFLAARLGPTKS, encoded by the coding sequence ATGGATCAGTTCAACCTGCTTCGTCTCTATGTCGCCGTCGCCGATCTCGGCAGCTTGTCGGCGGTCGCACGCGCGCAGGGACTCTCGCCCTCAACAGTGACGTCCGCATTGCAGCGGTTGGAGGAGCGGGTTGGCGCACGCCTGGTAACGCGCACCACGCGGCGGCTTTCGCTTACCCCGGAGGGCGAGCGGTTTCTCGCTAACTGTCGGCGCATCCTCGCCGATCTCGATGAAGCGATGGACGAGGTGTCCGATCGCGGGCCGCTCCGTGGCGAAATCCGTGTAACCGCGACCAATGATTTCGGACGCAGCACGCTCGCACCGCTCCTTCATGAGTTCATGGAGGCGAACCCGGGCGTGCAGATCTCGCTGACGCTGAGCGATGCGGTGGTCGACATGGTCGAGGACAGCTACGATCTGGCGTTGCGGATGGGGCAACTCCCCGACTCCGGGCTGACGGCGCGCCTGCTGATGCGCGGCACGCGCCGGGTCTGCGCATCACCGGCCTATTGGCGACGCCACGGTCGACCGGAGCATCCTCGCGATCTTGCGCAACACAACTGCATCGTCCTCGCCCGGCCGGGTGCGCCACAGAGCAGCTGGCAATTCCAGGAGGAGGGCCGTGCGTTCGCCGTACGCATCCGCGGAGACCGAACCGCCAACGACGGCGGGACCTTACGCGCTTGGGCGATCGCCAGCGCGGGTGTCGTCCTCAAATTCGACCTCGACATCGCGCAAGATCTTGCCGCTGGCCGGCTTGAAGCCGTGCTCGACGATTTCAGCACCGGCGCTGTAAACCTTCACGCGGTCCATCCCGCCGGCCGGCATCCGTCCCGCCGCGTCGCGGCGTTGCTCGACTTCCTCGCCGCACGTCTTGGTCCCACCAAATCCTAA
- a CDS encoding NAD-dependent epimerase/dehydratase family protein: protein MADKHILVAGGAGVVGRTAIDAFEEAGWPVTTLNRDDTALGKGQHIPADLLDPNSLDASSDTLKTVTHLFYAALKPNADPGVEADENAAMLENLVAALRRAGAPLERVTFIQGGKVYGAQLGVYRTPAREDDSRHFPPNLYFRHEDFARSLEKDGIRWTALRPDIVIGHSLGSAMNLGNLIGVYGSLCRATGTSFQFPGTEKAYRDVLVNVTGTDVLRRAALWSVETEADGAFNITNGDVFRWSHVWPKLAAWFGLEVGEPQPISLVQRLHAMRPVWRDLAKANDLAEADIDRLAPGAFGDFIFNVEADAIFDVTKARRAGFAMDERSDDVLLAHLDDMRQRKLIP from the coding sequence ATGGCAGACAAGCATATCCTGGTAGCGGGCGGCGCGGGAGTCGTCGGCCGGACCGCGATCGACGCGTTCGAAGAGGCGGGCTGGCCCGTCACCACGCTCAATCGCGACGACACCGCGTTGGGCAAGGGGCAGCACATCCCGGCGGACCTGCTCGATCCGAACAGCCTCGATGCGTCGAGCGACACGCTGAAGACCGTCACGCATCTGTTCTACGCGGCGCTTAAGCCAAACGCCGACCCCGGCGTGGAGGCGGACGAGAATGCCGCGATGCTGGAGAACCTCGTCGCGGCATTGCGCCGTGCTGGCGCTCCGCTCGAGCGGGTGACCTTCATCCAGGGCGGCAAGGTCTATGGCGCGCAGCTTGGCGTCTACAGGACGCCGGCACGCGAGGACGATAGTCGCCACTTCCCACCGAACCTCTACTTCCGGCATGAGGATTTTGCCCGTTCGCTGGAGAAGGACGGCATCCGCTGGACGGCGTTGCGCCCGGACATCGTGATCGGCCATTCGCTCGGGTCGGCGATGAACCTCGGTAACCTCATTGGCGTCTACGGTTCGCTCTGCCGTGCCACGGGCACGTCGTTCCAGTTCCCCGGCACCGAAAAAGCCTACCGGGATGTGCTGGTGAACGTCACCGGCACGGACGTGCTGCGCCGCGCGGCGCTCTGGTCGGTCGAGACGGAGGCGGACGGCGCCTTCAACATCACCAACGGCGACGTCTTTCGCTGGTCGCACGTCTGGCCCAAGCTCGCGGCTTGGTTCGGGCTGGAGGTGGGTGAACCACAACCGATTTCGCTGGTGCAGCGGCTCCACGCGATGCGGCCGGTGTGGCGCGATCTCGCCAAGGCGAACGATCTGGCGGAAGCGGACATCGATCGCCTCGCACCGGGCGCCTTTGGCGACTTCATCTTCAACGTCGAGGCGGACGCGATCTTTGACGTCACTAAGGCACGACGCGCGGGCTTCGCGATGGATGAACGGTCGGATGATGTGCTGCTCGCGCATCTGGACGACATGCGCCAGCGCAAGCTGATCCCCTGA
- a CDS encoding DHA2 family efflux MFS transporter permease subunit, which produces MALKYKVAIVTVFALFVDLLDLTTVNLASPTLRREFGASIGLAQLAVTAYVVTVAIVMPASGWAADRFGAKRTFLFSLAVFTLGSALCGAAWSMHALIAARAMQGIGGGLLVPVGMAILFRAFPEQERATASAIFSVPAAVAPALGPFLGGILIDAASWRWIFLINVPIGILGFGLGVLWLKENRIERGGPFDARGFVLGALGFMALTIALSSAPDGPLMRPGILIPLLGGILILAAFVRIELKTDAPMVDLRLFEGRDFAVGNATMFLASVGFGGLLFALPLLLQGPHGFSAARAGTIMATHAVGIIVTTVAGPKLIERVGRRIVLAIGLLGSGVSTLAFALTDQATSQLLLGLILLVAGGSFGLTVVPLQTAPFRGMDQAQIARGTSMLSVIRQLGVVIGTAAVAVPLGQMAGAAGFATAFILAGLLILIAVPIAALLPSGNRDQAEPRHTH; this is translated from the coding sequence ATGGCCTTGAAATACAAAGTCGCGATCGTGACCGTGTTCGCGTTGTTCGTCGATCTGCTCGATCTCACAACCGTAAACCTCGCGAGCCCGACGCTCAGGAGAGAGTTCGGCGCGTCCATTGGCCTCGCTCAGCTGGCGGTCACCGCCTATGTCGTGACAGTCGCGATCGTGATGCCCGCAAGCGGCTGGGCGGCGGACAGGTTTGGCGCCAAGCGGACGTTTCTGTTCTCACTCGCCGTCTTCACGCTTGGCTCCGCCCTATGCGGGGCAGCGTGGAGCATGCACGCGCTGATCGCCGCTCGTGCCATGCAGGGCATCGGCGGCGGCCTGTTGGTGCCGGTAGGCATGGCCATCCTCTTCCGGGCATTTCCGGAACAGGAGCGCGCGACCGCTTCGGCGATCTTTTCGGTACCGGCCGCAGTCGCACCAGCCCTCGGCCCCTTCCTAGGCGGCATCCTCATCGACGCCGCCAGCTGGCGCTGGATATTCCTGATCAACGTGCCCATCGGCATTCTCGGGTTCGGTCTCGGTGTCCTCTGGCTCAAGGAGAACCGCATCGAGCGCGGCGGTCCTTTCGATGCCAGGGGATTTGTCCTCGGTGCGCTCGGGTTCATGGCACTGACGATTGCCCTTTCGTCTGCTCCGGACGGACCGCTTATGCGACCCGGCATCCTCATCCCGCTGCTGGGAGGAATCCTGATCCTTGCCGCCTTCGTAAGGATTGAACTGAAGACCGATGCACCGATGGTCGATCTTCGTCTGTTCGAAGGCAGAGACTTTGCGGTTGGCAATGCGACCATGTTTCTGGCGTCAGTAGGGTTCGGTGGGCTGCTGTTCGCGCTTCCGCTCCTGCTGCAAGGCCCGCACGGCTTTTCCGCTGCACGTGCGGGAACCATCATGGCCACGCATGCGGTCGGCATCATCGTGACCACCGTTGCCGGCCCGAAGCTGATCGAACGCGTCGGAAGAAGGATCGTGCTGGCTATTGGCCTGCTCGGCTCCGGTGTTTCGACCCTCGCGTTCGCGCTCACCGATCAGGCCACGTCGCAATTGCTCCTGGGATTGATCCTCCTGGTCGCGGGCGGGTCGTTCGGTCTGACAGTCGTCCCGCTACAGACAGCGCCTTTCCGCGGCATGGATCAGGCTCAGATCGCGCGGGGAACGTCGATGCTGAGCGTCATCCGACAGCTTGGCGTGGTCATCGGAACCGCTGCCGTCGCTGTGCCGCTGGGACAGATGGCCGGCGCTGCCGGATTTGCGACAGCGTTCATCCTGGCAGGGCTGCTGATCCTGATCGCTGTCCCGATCGCCGCGTTGTTGCCAAGCGGTAACCGCGATCAGGCCGAGCCTCGGCATACGCACTGA
- a CDS encoding glucose 1-dehydrogenase yields MSFKEQLLAHHAAIVTGASSGIGLAVAEALAAAGAAVVVNYRSDGDRADALVERIVGDNGRAIAVQADVSDEADVARLFDVAAEAFGRIDVLVSNSGVQKDAAVADMSLADWNTVIDVNLTGQFLCAREAVRRFRVQPCKGRPARSAGTIIAMSSVHEIIPWAGHINYAAAKGGTRMLTRSLAQEVAADSIRVNAIAPGAIRTPINKDAWDSDAALEKLLRLIPYGRIGEPEDVARAAVWLASDQADYVTGTTLFVDGGMSLYPEFRDNG; encoded by the coding sequence ATGTCTTTTAAAGAGCAACTGCTGGCGCACCACGCCGCGATCGTGACCGGCGCGAGTTCCGGGATCGGCCTCGCCGTGGCCGAGGCGCTGGCGGCTGCAGGCGCGGCGGTGGTGGTCAACTATCGATCCGATGGCGACCGTGCCGATGCGCTGGTCGAGCGCATCGTCGGGGACAACGGTCGCGCGATCGCGGTGCAGGCGGATGTGTCGGACGAGGCGGACGTCGCACGCTTGTTCGATGTCGCGGCAGAGGCGTTCGGCCGTATCGATGTGCTCGTGTCCAATTCCGGCGTGCAGAAGGATGCTGCGGTCGCCGACATGTCGCTGGCCGACTGGAACACGGTGATCGACGTCAACCTGACCGGGCAGTTCCTGTGCGCGCGCGAGGCGGTCCGCCGCTTTCGCGTTCAGCCGTGCAAAGGGCGCCCGGCGCGCAGCGCGGGCACGATCATCGCGATGAGCTCGGTACATGAGATCATCCCATGGGCCGGGCATATCAACTACGCCGCGGCCAAGGGCGGCACCCGCATGCTGACCCGCAGCCTGGCGCAAGAGGTCGCAGCCGATAGCATCCGCGTCAACGCAATCGCACCGGGTGCGATCCGCACGCCGATCAACAAGGATGCGTGGGACAGCGATGCGGCATTGGAAAAGCTGTTGCGGCTGATCCCCTACGGCCGGATCGGCGAGCCCGAGGATGTCGCCCGCGCCGCGGTCTGGCTGGCATCGGATCAGGCGGATTACGTAACCGGCACGACCTTGTTCGTGGATGGCGGTATGTCGCTTTACCCTGAGTTCCGTGACAATGGATGA
- a CDS encoding Gfo/Idh/MocA family protein, with amino-acid sequence MSIASALGLGGRKVRYAIVGLGDIAQEALMPGVSHTGNSTITALVSGDPEKLTKVGKRYGVKNLYSYEQFPALLASGEIDAIYLATPNWRHAEFAVPALEAGIHVLSEKPLDVSSAKARGIMAAAAKGKAQLMTAYRLHFEPATLDAIRRIRAGELGDLIAFTACFTQMVDPANHRATSGIEAGPLFDMAPYPINAIRYLFGAEPLEVVSAVATRHPESGFGDLDDTFAVTLRMPGNRLAQFTVSYYANNVDILTIAGTKGSIQMDPAFGFGQGLAHRRRIGDKDSQETFKATDQFGGELQYFSECILEDRSPEPDGEEGLADLLVVEAIVEALKTQLPVKVAHIGRTRRIDPDVQERTLRAVSAPDPVNAASPTGD; translated from the coding sequence ATGAGCATCGCTTCGGCACTCGGCCTCGGCGGCCGCAAGGTCCGTTACGCCATCGTCGGTCTCGGCGACATCGCGCAGGAGGCGTTGATGCCGGGCGTGTCGCACACCGGCAACTCGACGATCACCGCCCTGGTGTCCGGCGACCCGGAGAAGCTGACGAAGGTGGGCAAGCGCTACGGCGTCAAGAACCTCTACAGCTACGAGCAATTCCCCGCGCTGCTCGCGTCGGGGGAGATCGATGCGATCTACCTCGCCACGCCCAACTGGCGGCATGCCGAATTCGCGGTGCCGGCGCTCGAGGCTGGCATCCACGTCCTCAGCGAAAAGCCGCTTGATGTTTCGTCGGCCAAGGCGCGCGGGATCATGGCCGCGGCGGCGAAGGGCAAGGCGCAGCTGATGACCGCCTATCGCCTGCACTTCGAACCCGCGACGCTGGATGCGATCCGGCGGATAAGGGCCGGCGAACTCGGCGACCTGATCGCGTTCACCGCCTGTTTCACGCAGATGGTCGATCCGGCCAATCATCGCGCGACGAGCGGGATCGAGGCTGGGCCGCTGTTCGACATGGCGCCCTATCCGATCAATGCGATCCGCTATCTGTTTGGCGCAGAGCCGCTCGAAGTCGTCTCGGCAGTGGCGACGCGCCACCCGGAATCAGGCTTCGGCGATCTGGACGACACCTTTGCGGTGACGTTACGCATGCCGGGCAACCGCCTCGCGCAGTTTACCGTCAGCTATTACGCCAACAACGTCGACATCCTGACCATTGCGGGCACGAAGGGTTCGATCCAGATGGATCCCGCGTTCGGCTTCGGCCAGGGTCTCGCTCACCGTCGTCGCATCGGCGACAAGGACAGCCAGGAGACATTCAAGGCTACCGACCAATTCGGAGGCGAGTTGCAGTATTTCTCCGAATGCATTCTGGAGGATCGCAGCCCCGAGCCGGACGGCGAGGAGGGACTGGCCGATCTGCTGGTCGTCGAGGCGATCGTCGAAGCGCTGAAAACGCAGCTGCCGGTCAAGGTCGCGCACATTGGACGAACCCGGCGGATTGATCCCGACGTTCAGGAACGCACCCTGCGCGCGGTTTCGGCACCCGATCCGGTCAATGCGGCATCGCCGACAGGCGACTGA
- a CDS encoding VOC family protein codes for MTDILGLHHYAIRAVDWDATVKFYVEGLGFEMVYPWTFEPLIKKSAFLRAPGGGFIEVFGSDDDAAGAPENSVKTAPFDGKVEPGIVHVALKAASPESVDRVVARAVAAGATVHTEPQGRELVGEPNLPFRIAMIMGLDGEVIEICHNGQIDV; via the coding sequence ATGACTGATATTCTTGGCCTGCATCATTACGCGATCCGCGCCGTGGACTGGGACGCCACGGTCAAGTTCTACGTCGAGGGACTTGGCTTCGAGATGGTCTATCCCTGGACCTTCGAGCCATTGATCAAGAAGTCGGCGTTTTTGCGGGCACCGGGCGGCGGTTTCATCGAGGTCTTCGGATCTGACGACGATGCGGCCGGCGCACCCGAGAACAGTGTCAAGACGGCGCCGTTCGACGGAAAGGTGGAGCCCGGCATCGTCCATGTCGCGCTCAAGGCAGCCAGCCCGGAGAGCGTCGATCGCGTCGTCGCGCGCGCTGTCGCCGCAGGTGCTACGGTGCATACCGAGCCGCAGGGTCGCGAACTGGTAGGTGAGCCGAACCTCCCCTTCCGCATCGCCATGATCATGGGCCTCGACGGCGAAGTCATCGAGATCTGCCACAACGGCCAGATCGACGTGTAG
- a CDS encoding SDR family oxidoreductase, with protein MTNTTSQATRGGDGLGALIGAKIFIVGAGSGVGRAIASMAAARGAKVALAGRSRDKLDATAATLSGAVLGTYALDVTDRAQVEAALAEHGPYDHIVTTAADLTFGPFTGLTDAQIEGMLASKFWGPINLGRAADKHLAPQGSLLFFSGLAAYRQGPGSSIVGVVNIALESLAAALAIELKPKRVNVISPGVVDAGSWSSMGEDERTAFFADVAGGLPVGRVGEVEDEAHAALAVMENGFINGTVVNVDGGGRVA; from the coding sequence ATGACGAATACCACTTCGCAGGCGACCCGCGGCGGTGACGGGCTGGGTGCCCTGATCGGTGCCAAGATCTTCATCGTCGGGGCCGGCTCGGGCGTCGGGCGTGCGATCGCGAGCATGGCAGCGGCACGCGGCGCCAAGGTGGCGCTGGCCGGGCGCAGCCGCGACAAGCTGGATGCCACCGCGGCGACGCTGAGCGGTGCGGTGCTGGGGACCTATGCGCTCGACGTCACTGATCGCGCACAGGTCGAGGCGGCGCTTGCGGAGCATGGTCCCTACGATCACATCGTGACCACCGCAGCTGACCTCACCTTCGGGCCGTTCACCGGCCTCACCGACGCTCAGATCGAGGGCATGCTCGCCTCCAAGTTCTGGGGACCGATCAATCTCGGCCGGGCTGCCGACAAGCATCTCGCCCCGCAGGGTAGCTTGCTGTTCTTCTCGGGGCTCGCAGCCTACCGCCAGGGCCCCGGTTCCTCGATCGTCGGTGTGGTCAACATCGCGCTGGAGAGCCTTGCGGCGGCACTCGCCATCGAGCTCAAGCCCAAGCGCGTCAACGTCATCTCGCCCGGTGTCGTGGATGCGGGTTCTTGGTCGAGCATGGGCGAGGACGAACGCACCGCTTTCTTCGCCGACGTCGCCGGCGGGCTTCCTGTCGGGCGGGTCGGTGAGGTCGAGGACGAGGCGCATGCCGCGCTCGCGGTGATGGAGAACGGGTTCATCAACGGGACCGTCGTGAACGTCGACGGCGGCGGCCGGGTCGCCTGA
- a CDS encoding amidohydrolase family protein, with protein MKFGRFGSSKARCGMIPAIAIMGLAMLFAPTVAAEPVALTGVRLIDGIGAKPIEDATVVIDKGRIVSAGPAPKRLPYGTTVRDYRGRIVMPGLISDHSHVGQVRGVTSGTPNYTRENIVAALRAYEAKGVTTVMALGLNGAIFPSIRAEAHAGRLPGADVFGVDRGIGVPDGAPPQSMLKVGPDQLFRPSTPEQAREAIRAMKARGGDMAKLWLDDFGGSVPVKMKPEIYKAAINEAHTQGLRVAAHVHDLEDARAIVLAGADVVAHGVRDKPVDAAFVQLLKSSGTWYIPTLALDEATFIYADRPAWTRTPFVRDALSPELTARFDDPAWRSKTLADPKTAAARKSLAINLRNLKTLYDAGVKIGFGTDSGAAPERIPGVAEHRELVLMVEAGLTPLQAIGVATANAAALLKLDDRGTLTTGRLADLVVLSSDPSESIEDSVTIIETWHRGISSTSVER; from the coding sequence ATGAAATTTGGACGCTTCGGATCAAGTAAGGCACGCTGCGGCATGATACCCGCGATTGCCATCATGGGCCTAGCCATGCTGTTCGCACCCACCGTCGCGGCCGAACCCGTCGCATTGACCGGTGTCCGCCTAATCGACGGCATTGGTGCCAAGCCGATCGAGGACGCAACCGTCGTGATCGACAAGGGGCGGATCGTCTCGGCTGGACCGGCTCCAAAAAGGCTCCCGTACGGCACGACCGTTCGGGATTATCGCGGGCGCATCGTCATGCCTGGCCTCATCTCCGATCACTCGCACGTCGGCCAGGTGAGAGGCGTGACAAGCGGCACGCCCAACTATACGCGCGAAAACATCGTGGCGGCGTTGCGGGCGTACGAGGCGAAGGGCGTCACAACCGTCATGGCGCTCGGCTTAAACGGCGCGATCTTTCCGTCGATCCGCGCCGAGGCGCATGCCGGCAGGCTGCCCGGCGCCGACGTCTTTGGTGTCGATCGTGGTATCGGGGTGCCCGACGGCGCACCGCCGCAGTCGATGCTGAAAGTTGGCCCCGATCAGCTCTTCCGTCCTTCGACGCCGGAACAGGCTCGCGAGGCCATCCGTGCGATGAAGGCTCGTGGCGGTGACATGGCGAAGCTCTGGCTCGACGACTTCGGCGGCTCGGTCCCTGTGAAGATGAAGCCGGAGATCTACAAAGCCGCCATCAACGAGGCGCACACGCAGGGTCTGCGGGTTGCTGCACACGTCCACGATCTGGAGGACGCGCGTGCCATCGTTCTGGCAGGCGCGGACGTCGTGGCACACGGCGTGCGGGACAAGCCCGTCGACGCTGCCTTCGTACAGCTGCTGAAGTCGAGCGGCACTTGGTACATCCCCACCTTGGCATTGGACGAGGCAACTTTCATTTATGCCGATCGACCCGCTTGGACCCGAACACCGTTCGTGCGCGACGCCCTATCACCTGAACTCACCGCACGATTCGATGATCCTGCCTGGCGCAGCAAGACGCTCGCCGACCCCAAGACGGCCGCGGCGCGAAAGTCGCTGGCGATCAACCTTCGGAACCTGAAAACCCTCTACGATGCAGGCGTGAAGATCGGATTTGGGACGGATAGTGGTGCTGCGCCGGAGCGCATCCCCGGCGTCGCGGAGCACCGTGAGCTAGTCCTGATGGTCGAGGCTGGCCTAACCCCGCTGCAGGCGATCGGTGTCGCAACTGCGAACGCCGCGGCCCTACTGAAGCTCGACGACCGTGGCACGTTGACGACCGGACGTCTCGCGGATCTGGTGGTCCTTTCGAGCGATCCTTCGGAATCCATCGAAGATAGCGTCACCATCATCGAAACATGGCATCGCGGCATATCATCCACGAGCGTAGAGCGATGA